The Propionispora vibrioides genome includes a region encoding these proteins:
- a CDS encoding ShlB/FhaC/HecB family hemolysin secretion/activation protein: protein MKRHSKIGLLLLSFFLMHQAAFAQPSDDELRQQEEFLQKQEHSIAAKESTEEQRKRTQAPMERLRKESSGLKKIDLPQEAPSFYIKTIQLRGAYADKFLWAQRYLQQYQNQKIGIQGINLLTKQINEALVDKGYVTTRVYVKEQDISTGTLLVDLAAGTLGEIRFSDPTIPGTWKNAFSARPGDLLNIRDLEQGLEQMKRVPSQDVAIKIEPAAIAGQSNIVLTVTRKKPWKLINSLDDSGTDNTGKLQRTASLELDNLFAVNDIINISVNQDAVRDGEIKGTRASSFYYSIPSGKDTLTFSGSRYSYHQTVRTAVVPFLQSGETGNLQFTVTHLLSRDQTRKTNMEVGLIKKSRRSFIDDTEVTVQRQDTTALRLGVTQRQYVGNTVLDAAVRYQKGIPCLGARDGVTDHVPGQATTRYDMLLADFAMDSPLKIGHLKSSYNLHIRGQRTDDLTYGSEFFSIGGRYTVRGFDGEQTLSAENGLIVQNEIRLPVNKNNQLYLAVDYGKIQGPSTEAALGKELWGSAVGIRGSLKKIQYDAFIGWPLKKPDGFQTAKQACGFQVLMEL from the coding sequence ATGAAACGACATAGTAAGATAGGGCTGCTGTTGCTTTCTTTTTTTCTGATGCATCAGGCAGCTTTTGCTCAGCCTAGCGATGATGAGTTAAGGCAGCAGGAGGAGTTTTTGCAAAAACAGGAACATTCTATTGCGGCAAAAGAGTCAACCGAAGAACAGCGTAAGCGAACACAAGCACCGATGGAAAGGCTAAGAAAAGAAAGCTCGGGGTTGAAAAAGATTGATTTGCCGCAAGAAGCTCCCAGTTTCTATATTAAAACAATTCAATTGAGAGGCGCCTATGCGGATAAATTTCTCTGGGCTCAAAGATATTTGCAGCAGTATCAAAATCAGAAAATTGGTATTCAGGGAATTAACTTGTTGACAAAACAAATTAATGAAGCGCTTGTCGATAAAGGCTATGTCACTACCCGGGTATATGTGAAGGAACAGGATATCTCTACAGGAACCTTACTTGTTGATCTTGCCGCCGGGACGCTTGGCGAAATCCGTTTTTCCGATCCTACAATACCGGGGACCTGGAAAAACGCTTTCTCCGCCCGTCCCGGTGATTTATTGAACATCCGTGATTTGGAACAGGGATTGGAACAAATGAAAAGAGTACCCTCTCAGGATGTGGCTATTAAGATTGAACCGGCGGCCATTGCCGGCCAGAGTAACATCGTTCTGACTGTGACCCGGAAAAAGCCCTGGAAGCTCATTAACTCCCTTGACGACTCCGGTACGGACAACACCGGTAAGCTGCAGAGGACGGCATCCCTGGAACTGGATAATCTGTTTGCTGTCAATGATATCATCAATATTTCCGTAAATCAGGATGCTGTCAGGGATGGCGAAATCAAGGGGACAAGAGCCAGCAGCTTTTATTATTCGATACCCTCCGGTAAGGACACATTGACGTTTAGCGGGAGCCGCTATTCTTATCATCAAACAGTGCGTACCGCAGTAGTCCCTTTTTTGCAGTCGGGAGAAACGGGAAACCTGCAGTTTACGGTGACGCATTTGTTAAGTCGCGACCAGACCAGAAAAACCAATATGGAAGTTGGTCTGATCAAGAAAAGCAGACGAAGTTTTATTGACGATACGGAGGTTACAGTGCAACGGCAGGATACGACAGCGCTGCGTCTGGGAGTCACCCAGCGGCAATATGTCGGCAACACGGTGCTGGATGCGGCTGTGCGGTATCAAAAAGGAATTCCCTGCCTTGGGGCGAGAGATGGTGTGACCGATCATGTGCCCGGTCAAGCGACAACCCGCTATGATATGCTGCTAGCCGATTTTGCTATGGACAGTCCGCTAAAAATCGGGCATCTGAAAAGCTCGTATAATTTACATATTCGAGGGCAAAGAACGGACGATTTGACATACGGTTCGGAATTTTTTAGTATTGGCGGACGGTATACGGTTAGAGGCTTTGATGGGGAGCAGACCTTGTCGGCGGAAAACGGATTGATTGTTCAGAATGAAATTAGATTGCCGGTCAATAAAAACAATCAACTCTATTTGGCCGTTGACTACGGAAAAATTCAGGGACCTTCGACGGAAGCTGCTTTGGGTAAGGAACTCTGGGGTAGTGCGGTCGGTATCAGAGGCAGCCTGAAAAAGATTCAATATGATGCCTTTATCGGCTGGCCCCTGAAAAAGCCCGATGGCTTTCAAACGGCCAAACAGGCCTGCGGCTTTCAAGTTCTAATGGAGCTATAA
- the clpB gene encoding ATP-dependent chaperone ClpB translates to MNQEKYTQKAMAVLSAAQQFCARYYHQEMTTRHLLLALLKEDDGMTAHLLKEAQVDTKLFQKQAEALLKQQPAVRGQESGLRMNTAMLRVLALAEEIAANMQDEYISTEHMLMALADDGDSDVVDLCRKFGLHRSRLQQLVSAYRQGRRITGDNPDEAFKALEKYGRDLTALAREGKLDPVIGRDEQIRRVVEILSRRTKNNPVLIGEPGVGKTAIVEGLARRIVAGDVPESLKDKILYSLDLSSLVAGAKFRGEFEERLKNVLDEILQAEGRIVLFIDELHTVVGAGAAEGAMDAGNILKPMLARGELRCIGATTLNEYRAHIEKDTALERRFQPVLVGEPSVEDTISILRGLKERYEVHHGVKIKDAALIAAATLSDRYIADRFLPDKAIDLVDEAAARLRTEIDSMPAELDEVSRRVLQLEIEEQALRKETEAAAHSRLAGIEAELRELRAQADSLRGQWDVEKQGIVKLRELKKQMEAVRTEMENAERAYDLNRLAELKYGRLPALEKELQQEEAALAQKRTQQVLLKEEVDEDDIAKIVSRWTGIPVSRMLAGEREKLAGLETILHQRVVGQDQAVQAVSEAIIRARAGIKDPNRPIGSFIFLGPTGVGKTELAKTLAEVLFDDERSLIRIDMSEYMEKHAVARLIGAPPGYVGYDEGGQLTEAVRRRPYSVLLLDEIEKAHPDVFNVLLQILDDGRLTDSKGRTVDFKNTIIIMTSNLGSAEILKKEGTAAQEAVFAILKSYFRPEFLNRIDDTIVFKALTPKEVRNIAGLLLQNLKQRLQKQLNLTLEWNEDVEALLAQEGYDPAFGARPLKRLISRTVETELGKKIVTGQIPEEGTVHLSVIGGKLTVEGR, encoded by the coding sequence ATGAATCAGGAAAAATATACGCAGAAGGCGATGGCGGTTCTGTCGGCCGCGCAACAGTTCTGCGCCCGGTATTATCACCAGGAAATGACAACAAGACATTTATTGCTGGCCTTGCTGAAAGAAGATGACGGCATGACCGCGCACCTCCTTAAGGAAGCGCAGGTGGACACAAAGCTTTTTCAAAAACAGGCGGAAGCCTTGCTTAAACAACAGCCTGCCGTCCGTGGTCAGGAAAGCGGGCTCAGGATGAATACGGCTATGCTCCGCGTACTGGCTTTGGCTGAGGAAATTGCGGCCAATATGCAGGATGAATATATTAGCACCGAACATATGCTGATGGCGCTGGCTGATGACGGCGACAGCGATGTGGTGGATTTGTGCCGGAAGTTCGGACTGCACCGCAGCCGTTTGCAGCAGTTGGTTAGTGCTTACCGTCAGGGCCGGCGCATTACCGGCGATAATCCGGACGAAGCGTTTAAGGCGCTGGAGAAATACGGCCGCGATTTGACGGCGCTGGCGCGGGAAGGCAAACTGGACCCGGTGATCGGCCGCGATGAGCAGATCCGGCGGGTGGTGGAAATTCTCTCCCGGCGGACCAAAAATAACCCGGTGCTCATTGGCGAGCCCGGTGTCGGTAAAACAGCCATTGTCGAGGGTCTGGCCCGGCGGATTGTGGCCGGCGACGTGCCGGAAAGTCTAAAGGATAAAATCCTGTACTCGCTGGATTTGAGTTCCCTGGTGGCCGGGGCGAAATTCCGCGGTGAATTTGAGGAACGGCTGAAGAACGTACTGGATGAAATTTTGCAGGCCGAAGGGCGCATTGTCCTGTTTATTGACGAACTGCACACCGTGGTGGGAGCCGGTGCCGCCGAAGGCGCCATGGATGCCGGCAATATTTTAAAGCCCATGCTGGCCAGAGGGGAACTGCGCTGCATCGGGGCTACGACGCTGAATGAATACCGCGCCCATATCGAAAAGGATACGGCCCTGGAACGGCGCTTCCAGCCGGTCCTGGTCGGCGAACCTTCGGTGGAAGATACCATCTCCATTCTGCGGGGCTTAAAGGAACGCTATGAGGTCCACCATGGGGTGAAGATTAAGGACGCGGCCCTGATTGCGGCGGCGACGCTGTCGGACCGGTATATTGCCGACCGGTTTTTGCCCGATAAGGCTATCGACCTGGTCGATGAAGCGGCGGCCCGGTTGCGCACCGAAATTGATTCCATGCCGGCCGAATTGGATGAAGTATCCCGCCGGGTGCTGCAACTGGAGATTGAGGAACAGGCCCTGCGCAAGGAAACGGAAGCGGCGGCTCACAGCCGGCTGGCCGGTATCGAGGCGGAGCTGCGGGAACTGCGGGCTCAGGCCGACAGCTTGCGCGGTCAGTGGGATGTGGAAAAGCAGGGCATTGTCAAACTGCGGGAACTGAAAAAGCAAATGGAAGCCGTGCGGACAGAAATGGAAAATGCCGAACGGGCCTATGATTTAAACCGGTTGGCCGAGCTGAAATACGGCCGGCTGCCGGCTCTGGAAAAGGAGCTGCAGCAGGAAGAAGCCGCGCTGGCACAAAAACGGACTCAGCAGGTGCTGCTCAAAGAAGAGGTGGACGAAGACGATATCGCCAAAATCGTCAGCCGCTGGACCGGCATTCCGGTCAGCCGCATGCTGGCCGGTGAACGGGAGAAACTGGCCGGTCTGGAAACCATCCTGCATCAGCGGGTAGTCGGCCAGGATCAGGCGGTGCAGGCTGTCAGTGAGGCTATTATCCGGGCCAGAGCCGGCATCAAGGATCCGAACCGTCCGATTGGCTCTTTCATCTTCCTGGGACCGACCGGCGTCGGGAAAACCGAGCTGGCCAAGACACTGGCCGAGGTGCTGTTCGATGACGAACGCAGCCTGATCCGGATTGACATGAGCGAGTATATGGAAAAACATGCCGTGGCCCGGTTGATCGGTGCACCGCCCGGCTATGTCGGCTACGACGAGGGCGGTCAGTTGACTGAGGCGGTGCGCCGCCGTCCCTACAGTGTGCTGCTGCTGGACGAAATCGAGAAGGCCCATCCTGATGTCTTCAACGTGCTGCTGCAAATCCTGGACGACGGCCGTTTGACCGACAGCAAGGGACGGACGGTCGATTTTAAGAATACTATCATTATTATGACCTCCAATCTGGGGTCGGCGGAAATCCTGAAAAAAGAAGGTACTGCCGCACAGGAAGCTGTCTTTGCCATTCTGAAAAGCTATTTCCGCCCGGAATTCTTAAACCGCATTGACGACACTATCGTCTTTAAGGCGTTAACGCCGAAGGAAGTGCGGAACATTGCCGGCCTGCTGCTGCAGAATTTAAAGCAGCGGCTGCAAAAACAGCTTAACCTTACCCTAGAGTGGAACGAAGACGTCGAAGCGCTGCTCGCCCAGGAAGGCTACGACCCGGCCTTCGGCGCCCGTCCCTTGAAACGGCTGATCAGCCGTACAGTGGAAACCGAACTGGGCAAAAAAATCGTCACCGGCCAGATTCCCGAAGAAGGAACGGTGCACCTGTCGGTGATTGGCGGGAAGCTGACAGTTGAAGGCAGGTAA
- a CDS encoding methyl-accepting chemotaxis protein: MRWFSSKGLQQLAEQTSQYAAGNIAGELKPEEYPKELQPLAGHIQAMAEMIRSFTQESQVASSQVMAAVKQVNKAIVNADTLGGKIHQETAGTQKLAASLLNGASQAKQEIDQVVQTAQTITQVAGGIHQDSIKTRHIAEQGCQAVLEAADAMTAIQQSSTRIEACIRNLTKMAREIDSFLGAIQGISTQTNLLSLNAAIEAARAGEHGRGFAVVAQEIQKLSEASATAASSANGLLAQIDEGVAAAAAAVEEGAKSVENGVKAMQEADGSLKEILAASSQIEDQLSEASAARQSQLAATNGASDTLNDMAQMCEQAALHIDEVVGSIADQERHLAETRNMGNLLAKVAKSLVDTTQKITLVTVSPEMQNQIQRLKEQLTALAREQSLFSLEPAVHKTVLSGFLQTHANLEAIWSNNLEGEFIISLPPAGIANAGSREWFQEAAEGKTYVSAAYVSAISHKPCVTIAVPISGAGGRIGVLGADVSVA; the protein is encoded by the coding sequence ATGCGGTGGTTTAGCAGCAAAGGGTTACAGCAATTGGCCGAACAGACGAGTCAATATGCAGCCGGGAATATAGCAGGTGAATTGAAGCCGGAGGAGTATCCGAAGGAGCTGCAGCCGCTGGCCGGGCATATTCAGGCCATGGCGGAAATGATCCGCAGCTTTACTCAGGAGTCGCAGGTGGCGTCCAGCCAGGTGATGGCCGCCGTAAAACAGGTTAACAAAGCCATTGTCAATGCCGATACGCTGGGCGGCAAGATTCATCAGGAGACTGCCGGCACGCAGAAGCTGGCCGCCAGTCTCCTGAACGGAGCCTCCCAGGCCAAACAGGAAATCGATCAGGTGGTCCAGACGGCGCAAACCATTACGCAGGTGGCCGGCGGTATTCATCAGGATAGCATTAAAACCAGGCATATCGCCGAGCAAGGTTGTCAGGCAGTGCTGGAGGCCGCGGACGCGATGACAGCCATTCAGCAGTCCTCGACCAGAATTGAAGCCTGTATCCGGAATCTAACCAAAATGGCGCGGGAGATTGACAGTTTCCTGGGCGCCATTCAGGGAATATCCACGCAAACCAATCTCCTGTCCTTGAACGCCGCCATTGAGGCGGCCCGGGCCGGCGAGCACGGCCGGGGCTTCGCTGTGGTGGCCCAGGAAATACAGAAGCTGTCCGAAGCCAGCGCCACAGCCGCTTCGTCGGCCAATGGCCTGTTAGCCCAAATTGACGAAGGCGTGGCTGCCGCCGCTGCCGCTGTCGAGGAAGGGGCTAAGTCGGTGGAAAATGGTGTTAAGGCGATGCAGGAAGCTGATGGCAGCCTGAAGGAAATCCTGGCGGCCAGTTCCCAAATTGAAGATCAACTGTCGGAAGCCAGTGCAGCCCGGCAATCACAGTTGGCCGCAACCAACGGCGCCTCGGATACGTTGAATGACATGGCCCAGATGTGCGAACAGGCGGCGCTCCATATTGATGAAGTGGTCGGTTCCATTGCCGATCAGGAACGCCATCTGGCGGAAACACGCAACATGGGTAATTTGCTGGCCAAGGTCGCCAAGTCATTGGTGGATACCACCCAGAAGATCACTTTGGTAACTGTCAGCCCGGAGATGCAAAACCAGATTCAGCGTTTAAAGGAGCAGCTGACTGCCCTTGCCAGGGAGCAGTCGCTATTCAGTCTGGAGCCGGCAGTACATAAAACGGTGTTATCCGGCTTTTTACAAACCCATGCTAACCTGGAAGCAATCTGGAGTAACAATCTGGAGGGTGAGTTCATTATTTCCCTGCCACCGGCCGGCATTGCCAACGCCGGGTCGCGGGAATGGTTCCAGGAAGCGGCGGAGGGGAAAACCTATGTGTCGGCTGCCTATGTGTCGGCCATATCCCACAAACCCTGCGTCACCATCGCCGTGCCGATCAGCGGCGCCGGGGGCCGTATCGGTGTACTGGGGGCCGATGTAAGTGTAGCCTGA
- a CDS encoding homocysteine synthase produces MALPENLKFDSVAVHGGQEPDPTTGSRAVPIYQTTSYNFRDSEHGANLFGLKEAGNIYTRIMNPTTDVFEKRVAALEGGVGALAFASGHAAISAAIFNIAQAGDEIISSSTLYGGTYNMFTYTLPRLGIKVILVDPSDPENFRKAITPKTKAIYGETIGNPKIDVFNFKAVAAIAHENGIPLIIDSTFATPYLSRPIEFGADIVIHSATKFIGGHGSSMGGIVIDGGKFNWDNGKFPLLSDADPSYHGLSYTEALGEAAFITRLRIQVLRDLGAALSPFNSFLFLQGLETLHLRMERHSQNALAVAEFLESHEQVSWVSYPGLASHPDHELAKEYLAKGAGAILTFGIKGGLEAGKKFIDSLKLFSILANVGDAKSLVIHPASTTHSQLTSEQRAAAGAPDDMIRLSVGIEDAADIIADLEQALQAAK; encoded by the coding sequence ATGGCATTACCGGAAAACTTGAAATTTGACTCAGTGGCTGTCCACGGCGGACAAGAACCCGACCCAACCACAGGTTCCCGAGCAGTTCCGATTTATCAAACCACATCCTATAATTTTCGCGACAGCGAACATGGCGCCAATCTATTCGGTCTAAAGGAAGCGGGCAATATTTATACCCGTATCATGAATCCTACCACTGACGTATTTGAAAAACGGGTAGCGGCCTTGGAAGGCGGCGTTGGCGCCCTGGCCTTTGCTTCCGGTCATGCTGCTATCAGCGCGGCTATTTTCAACATTGCCCAGGCCGGTGATGAAATTATCAGCTCGTCAACGCTGTACGGCGGTACCTACAATATGTTTACCTACACCCTGCCTCGTTTGGGTATTAAGGTAATCTTAGTCGATCCCAGCGATCCGGAAAACTTCCGTAAGGCCATAACGCCGAAAACCAAGGCTATTTATGGTGAAACCATCGGCAACCCTAAAATTGACGTGTTTAATTTTAAAGCCGTAGCGGCTATTGCCCATGAAAATGGTATTCCCTTGATTATTGACAGTACCTTTGCCACGCCTTACCTGTCACGGCCGATTGAATTCGGCGCCGATATTGTTATTCACTCGGCTACCAAGTTTATTGGCGGTCATGGCAGTTCGATGGGCGGTATCGTGATTGACGGCGGTAAGTTCAACTGGGACAACGGCAAGTTCCCGCTGCTTAGCGATGCCGATCCCAGCTATCACGGCCTGAGCTATACCGAAGCGTTAGGCGAAGCGGCATTCATTACCCGCCTGCGCATCCAGGTGTTGCGCGATTTAGGCGCTGCCCTAAGCCCGTTCAACAGCTTCCTGTTTTTGCAGGGCCTGGAAACGCTGCATCTCAGAATGGAACGGCATAGCCAGAATGCCTTGGCAGTAGCTGAATTCCTGGAAAGCCATGAGCAGGTATCGTGGGTAAGCTATCCGGGCCTTGCCAGTCATCCGGATCATGAACTGGCTAAGGAGTACCTGGCGAAAGGGGCCGGTGCTATCTTAACCTTTGGCATTAAGGGCGGCCTGGAAGCGGGTAAGAAGTTCATTGACTCGCTCAAGCTTTTCTCTATTCTGGCCAATGTGGGCGATGCCAAGTCGCTGGTTATCCACCCGGCCAGCACTACCCATTCGCAGTTGACTTCGGAACAGCGGGCAGCGGCCGGCGCACCGGACGACATGATACGTCTCTCGGTCGGTATTGAAGATGCAGCGGATATTATTGCCGATCTGGAACAGGCCCTGCAAGCAGCTAAATAG
- a CDS encoding YezD family protein — protein MPAKKEAVSQEAANQAKSQALRKRIAEAVDGLKFGQVVIVIKDGKVTQLDRTEKQRFTGVEGIYGDGI, from the coding sequence ATGCCTGCAAAAAAGGAAGCAGTTTCACAGGAGGCGGCCAATCAGGCTAAATCGCAGGCTTTGCGCAAACGGATCGCAGAGGCTGTGGACGGACTGAAATTTGGCCAGGTGGTCATTGTGATCAAGGACGGCAAGGTCACCCAGCTTGACCGGACCGAAAAACAGCGGTTTACCGGTGTTGAAGGGATTTATGGTGACGGAATATAA
- a CDS encoding YezD family protein encodes MANTKKNVSAVQQEVVPQAVMDQIEKVINSTLHGSVTLIVQDSRIIQIERVEKIRLC; translated from the coding sequence ATGGCAAATACAAAAAAGAACGTAAGTGCGGTGCAGCAGGAAGTTGTGCCCCAGGCGGTTATGGACCAAATTGAAAAGGTTATTAATAGCACATTGCACGGTTCAGTTACCTTAATCGTCCAGGACTCCCGTATTATCCAGATTGAGCGGGTCGAGAAAATTAGATTATGCTGA
- the cysK gene encoding cysteine synthase A, with translation MSRIVKNLTELIGNTPLLEFGNYRKNKGYEAAVIAKLEYFNPLGSVKDRIGYAMIADAEEKGLLDKDTLIVEPTSGNTGVGLAFVAAAKGYKLVLTMPETMSIERRKLLKALGAELVLTPGAEGMKGAIKKAEEIVAENPKAFIPQQFKNPANPAIHRKTTAEEIWRDTDGKVDIFVGGVGTGGTITGVGEVLKQKNPNIKIVAVEPKDSPVLSGGKPGPHKIQGIGAGFVPDVFNKDVIDEIIPVSNEDAFATGRELARTEGLLVGISSGAAAYAATQLALRPENKGKTIVVLLPDTGERYLSTSLFEE, from the coding sequence ATGTCACGTATTGTTAAGAATTTGACCGAATTAATAGGTAACACTCCTCTACTGGAATTTGGCAACTATCGTAAGAACAAAGGGTATGAGGCAGCTGTTATTGCTAAATTGGAATATTTTAATCCTTTAGGCAGCGTTAAAGACCGGATCGGCTATGCCATGATCGCCGATGCGGAAGAAAAAGGCCTGCTTGACAAAGATACTTTGATTGTTGAGCCCACCAGCGGCAATACCGGTGTAGGGCTGGCTTTTGTCGCAGCAGCCAAGGGCTATAAATTGGTGCTGACCATGCCGGAAACCATGAGTATTGAAAGAAGAAAATTACTTAAGGCGTTGGGAGCCGAACTTGTTTTGACGCCGGGTGCGGAAGGCATGAAAGGGGCTATTAAAAAGGCCGAAGAAATTGTGGCGGAAAACCCGAAGGCCTTTATTCCCCAGCAGTTTAAAAATCCGGCCAATCCGGCTATTCACCGCAAGACTACGGCTGAAGAAATTTGGCGCGATACCGACGGCAAGGTTGATATTTTTGTCGGCGGCGTAGGCACGGGCGGTACCATTACCGGTGTTGGCGAAGTTTTGAAACAAAAAAATCCTAACATTAAAATTGTAGCGGTTGAACCGAAGGATTCGCCTGTTTTGTCGGGCGGCAAACCGGGTCCCCATAAAATCCAGGGTATCGGCGCCGGGTTCGTGCCGGACGTGTTCAATAAAGACGTCATTGATGAAATTATTCCGGTAAGCAATGAGGATGCTTTCGCCACCGGCCGGGAACTGGCCAGAACCGAAGGCCTGCTTGTCGGTATTTCCAGCGGTGCGGCAGCCTATGCAGCAACCCAACTGGCCTTGCGTCCGGAGAATAAAGGAAAGACCATTGTAGTGCTCTTGCCGGATACCGGTGAACGGTATCTGTCGACAAGTTTATTTGAAGAATAA
- a CDS encoding trans-sulfuration enzyme family protein gives MKLSTKIVHCGVGSDPRTGAISTPIYQNATFRHPALGESTGYDYSRSQNPTREAVEKAITDLEGGAAGYVFASGMAAVTAVLLLYKPGSHFIVTEDCYGGTYRVLDQIFANLGFTVSFIDSSNLTEVQESIQKNTAAILIETPTNPLMKIADIKAIACMAAQRDIHTIVDNTFLSPYFQQPLLLGADLVIHSGTKYLSGHNDTVCGAVVARTAELGERIRFIQNSTGSILGPQDSWLLLRGIKTLALRMEKHSANALTIAKWLQTQPQVKQVYYPGLEDHPGKAIQDAQASGYGGMLSFDVACPSLVPQVLSRVRLIQFAESLGGVESLITFPAVQTHADVPPEVRDRLGVSDCLLRFSVGIEDVEDLIEDLQQALHNEG, from the coding sequence ATGAAACTGAGTACAAAAATAGTTCATTGCGGCGTAGGGTCCGACCCGCGCACCGGTGCGATCAGCACACCAATTTATCAAAATGCCACCTTTCGGCATCCGGCGTTAGGGGAAAGCACCGGCTATGATTATTCCCGTTCCCAGAATCCAACCAGGGAAGCGGTTGAGAAGGCTATTACAGATCTGGAAGGCGGTGCTGCCGGCTATGTCTTTGCATCAGGCATGGCCGCTGTGACGGCGGTATTATTGTTATATAAACCGGGCAGTCATTTTATCGTTACCGAAGATTGTTATGGCGGTACCTATCGCGTGTTGGACCAGATTTTCGCCAATCTGGGTTTTACGGTGAGCTTCATTGACAGCAGCAACCTGACAGAAGTCCAGGAGTCAATTCAGAAAAATACGGCGGCCATTTTAATTGAAACACCGACCAATCCGCTGATGAAAATTGCCGATATCAAAGCGATTGCCTGTATGGCGGCGCAGCGTGATATTCATACGATTGTGGATAATACTTTCTTATCCCCCTATTTCCAACAGCCCTTACTTTTAGGCGCGGACCTTGTCATCCACAGTGGGACAAAATATTTGTCAGGCCACAATGATACCGTTTGTGGTGCCGTCGTTGCCCGCACTGCGGAGCTGGGGGAACGGATACGGTTCATCCAGAACTCGACCGGCAGCATTCTGGGACCGCAGGATAGCTGGCTGCTGCTGCGGGGCATTAAAACGCTGGCTTTGCGTATGGAAAAACACAGTGCCAATGCGCTTACCATTGCTAAATGGCTGCAAACCCAGCCACAGGTCAAACAAGTCTATTATCCTGGCCTGGAAGACCATCCGGGCAAAGCCATTCAGGATGCCCAGGCTTCTGGCTATGGTGGCATGCTTTCTTTTGATGTGGCCTGTCCTTCGCTGGTTCCACAGGTGCTGTCCCGGGTCCGGCTGATTCAGTTCGCCGAAAGTCTGGGCGGCGTGGAATCTTTGATTACCTTCCCGGCTGTTCAGACACACGCCGATGTGCCGCCCGAGGTTCGGGACCGGCTGGGGGTTTCCGATTGTCTTTTGCGGTTTTCCGTAGGGATTGAGGACGTGGAAGATCTAATTGAGGATTTGCAGCAGGCGTTGCATAATGAAGGATAA
- a CDS encoding zinc-binding dehydrogenase, which produces MRALVKRETGYGHLQVVDKQEPEPGPGQVKIKVAYAAICGTDLHTYEGKYKVAVPVALGHEFSGEISALGAGVAGFQVGDRVTAETTAAACGECRYCQTKQYNLCSRRQGIGTQVDGAFAEYLVIRAASVHKLPEKVSFLAASMTEAVACAHHIATKAGVQPGDVAVVLGPGPIGLLTAQMARRFGAQVIIAGLPQDKVRLEKAREVGITQAVDIEQQDLRQLVAGATAGYGADIVFECTGAPPSVATGLELLRKQGTYVQAGVFPTAELPADFDKIIQKELRIIGSRSQNPFDWEPSLQLINEGAIKTQELVSHQFTLAEWDKAYAVIKQGQAIKVVLVPGREMEA; this is translated from the coding sequence GTGAGAGCATTGGTAAAACGGGAAACCGGCTATGGCCATTTACAGGTAGTGGATAAACAGGAACCGGAGCCCGGTCCGGGGCAGGTAAAAATCAAGGTGGCGTACGCCGCCATCTGTGGCACTGATTTACATACTTATGAGGGGAAATACAAAGTAGCCGTGCCGGTAGCGCTGGGACACGAATTTTCCGGGGAAATCAGCGCTCTCGGCGCAGGAGTTGCCGGTTTTCAGGTGGGTGACCGGGTGACGGCGGAAACAACAGCAGCAGCCTGTGGTGAATGCCGGTATTGCCAAACAAAACAGTATAACCTGTGCAGCCGGCGCCAGGGGATTGGTACCCAGGTAGACGGCGCGTTTGCCGAATATCTGGTGATCCGGGCGGCAAGCGTTCATAAGCTGCCGGAGAAGGTTAGCTTTTTGGCTGCATCGATGACTGAGGCGGTGGCCTGCGCCCATCATATTGCCACCAAAGCCGGCGTGCAGCCGGGTGATGTGGCGGTGGTGCTGGGGCCAGGCCCGATCGGCCTGCTGACGGCGCAAATGGCCCGCCGGTTTGGCGCTCAGGTGATTATCGCCGGTTTGCCGCAGGATAAGGTCAGGTTGGAAAAAGCGCGGGAGGTAGGAATAACGCAGGCCGTGGATATTGAGCAGCAGGATCTGCGGCAGCTTGTGGCCGGCGCGACGGCAGGCTATGGCGCGGATATCGTGTTTGAGTGCACCGGGGCGCCGCCTTCGGTGGCTACGGGACTGGAGCTTTTGCGCAAGCAGGGAACTTACGTGCAGGCCGGAGTTTTTCCCACAGCTGAGCTGCCGGCCGACTTTGACAAGATCATTCAAAAGGAACTGAGGATTATTGGCAGCCGCAGCCAGAATCCGTTTGACTGGGAACCATCCCTTCAATTGATTAATGAAGGAGCCATAAAAACGCAGGAACTGGTTTCCCATCAATTTACGCTCGCTGAATGGGATAAGGCTTATGCGGTGATCAAACAGGGACAAGCCATAAAAGTGGTGCTGGTACCCGGGCGGGAAATGGAGGCATAA